Proteins from a genomic interval of Sulfurospirillum oryzae:
- the ftsA gene encoding cell division protein FtsA — protein sequence MSTTILGIDIGSTKICAIIAQKNDDGDIKILGAGIAKSQGLKKGIITNIDLASKSIRNALNDAKRVAGTQYERVIVSISGAYTKSVDSSGIVNIPNRDIGIKEINRAMQMADHNANIPNEYEKLHVLPYNFKVDDQEFIEDPLGMNGARLEVQVHIITAQKSSLSNLRKAVKSAGVEIDNIVLGGYASAIAVLNHDERELGVAVIDMGGATCNVMIHAGNSMRFNDYLGVGSLNITNDLSTALHTPLGAAEEIKINYGSLKSNSSELIELPVIGDDGSTHEVSLNIVSNVIYVRVEETLMILAKTLEDSSFKEQIGAGVVLTGGMTKLDGIRELASAIFDNVPIRIAKPREMDGLFETLRDPSYSTAIGLVLYGGGYFTPYEIDSNKKLRYKDETIEPTRHHHQETFEESDDVEENEIGTLPASDSSNAKEKLKDLANIQEEHSEGFGSKLWNRLTQLF from the coding sequence TTGAGCACTACGATTTTAGGTATCGACATTGGTTCAACCAAGATTTGCGCTATTATCGCTCAAAAAAACGATGATGGTGACATCAAAATCTTAGGCGCAGGTATTGCAAAGTCTCAAGGTCTTAAAAAAGGTATTATCACCAACATTGACCTTGCTTCAAAGTCGATTCGCAATGCACTTAATGATGCAAAAAGAGTCGCAGGTACACAGTACGAGAGAGTCATTGTTTCCATTTCTGGAGCATACACGAAAAGCGTTGATAGCAGCGGTATTGTCAATATTCCTAACCGTGACATTGGTATCAAAGAGATCAATCGTGCGATGCAAATGGCTGATCATAACGCCAACATCCCGAATGAGTATGAAAAACTCCATGTACTTCCTTACAATTTTAAAGTAGATGACCAAGAGTTTATTGAAGATCCTCTTGGAATGAACGGCGCACGCCTTGAAGTGCAAGTGCATATCATTACAGCCCAAAAATCATCTCTTAGCAATCTTAGAAAAGCCGTTAAATCAGCAGGCGTAGAAATTGATAATATCGTACTTGGTGGTTATGCTTCAGCTATTGCTGTTTTAAATCATGATGAGAGAGAATTAGGCGTTGCTGTCATCGATATGGGTGGCGCTACATGTAACGTGATGATTCATGCTGGCAACTCCATGCGCTTCAATGATTATTTAGGTGTGGGATCACTCAATATAACAAACGATCTCTCAACGGCTCTTCATACACCATTAGGTGCAGCCGAAGAAATTAAAATTAATTATGGCTCTCTCAAAAGCAACTCAAGCGAACTGATTGAGCTTCCTGTCATTGGCGATGACGGTTCAACCCATGAAGTATCACTCAATATTGTTTCTAACGTTATTTATGTTAGGGTTGAAGAGACGCTAATGATCTTAGCAAAAACACTTGAAGACAGTAGTTTTAAAGAACAAATAGGTGCAGGTGTCGTTTTAACAGGTGGAATGACAAAACTGGATGGTATTAGAGAATTAGCGTCAGCTATTTTTGATAATGTACCCATCAGAATTGCCAAACCAAGAGAAATGGACGGACTCTTCGAAACACTGAGAGATCCAAGCTATTCAACAGCAATTGGTCTTGTTTTATATGGCGGAGGTTACTTCACGCCTTATGAAATCGATTCTAACAAAAAATTACGTTACAAAGATGAAACCATTGAACCAACACGTCATCATCATCAAGAAACATTTGAAGAGAGTGACGATGTTGAAGAAAATGAAATTGGAACACTTCCTGCTTCTGATAGCAGTAATGCAAAAGAGAAACTTAAAGATCTCGCAAATATCCAGGAAGAACATAGTGAGGGTTTTGGCTCAAAGCTATGGAATAGACTGACACAATTATTTTAA
- the ftsZ gene encoding cell division protein FtsZ: MNGFSIEESKCVYGAKIKVIGVGGGGGNMINHMVREGICGIDLIAANTDAQALENCLAKTKIQLGKKGLGAGMRPDIGKESALESYEEIKSSLEKADIVFIASGFGGGTGTGAAPVVAQAAKEVGALTVAVVTRPFMFEGKKRAKLAEMGINELRKESDSIVIIPNDKLLSIVDAKFGIKDSFKIVDDVLSRAVSGMSLVVLSSGQSDINVDFADVQTVMSHRGMALMGIGESTGEDAAIEAIKSAIESPLLDNMSINGALGVLVHFQIPPSYPITEISNAMGLILDCADEDADVIFGTTTSEEMAENSVRVTIVATGFENKIEASKELKMLNSNQESIKKERILRMKKVSGGYEGQDDYLDIPTYIRHQMD, encoded by the coding sequence ATGAACGGATTTAGCATAGAAGAATCAAAATGTGTTTATGGAGCTAAAATCAAAGTTATCGGTGTTGGCGGTGGCGGTGGTAACATGATTAACCACATGGTACGAGAAGGTATCTGTGGTATCGATCTCATCGCAGCAAACACAGACGCTCAGGCCCTTGAAAACTGTTTGGCAAAGACCAAAATCCAACTGGGCAAAAAAGGACTGGGAGCCGGTATGCGCCCAGACATTGGTAAAGAATCAGCACTTGAGAGTTACGAAGAGATTAAAAGTTCTTTAGAAAAAGCGGACATTGTTTTTATCGCGTCTGGTTTTGGTGGAGGCACGGGAACAGGAGCAGCACCTGTTGTGGCACAAGCCGCTAAAGAAGTTGGCGCTTTAACCGTTGCTGTTGTAACACGTCCTTTTATGTTTGAAGGTAAAAAAAGAGCTAAACTTGCAGAGATGGGAATTAATGAGCTTCGCAAAGAGAGTGATTCAATTGTTATCATTCCTAACGATAAGCTTCTCTCCATCGTTGATGCTAAATTTGGCATCAAAGACAGCTTTAAAATCGTTGATGACGTTTTAAGCAGAGCTGTTAGTGGTATGAGTTTGGTTGTTCTTTCATCTGGACAAAGTGATATTAACGTTGACTTTGCTGACGTACAAACCGTTATGAGTCATAGAGGTATGGCACTTATGGGTATTGGCGAAAGTACAGGCGAAGATGCAGCAATTGAAGCGATCAAAAGTGCTATTGAATCACCGCTTCTTGATAATATGTCTATCAATGGTGCGCTTGGCGTCTTGGTTCACTTCCAAATCCCACCAAGTTATCCTATTACTGAAATCAGCAACGCTATGGGACTTATTCTTGACTGCGCTGATGAAGATGCTGATGTTATCTTTGGTACAACAACCAGTGAAGAGATGGCAGAAAATTCTGTACGTGTCACCATCGTTGCAACAGGATTTGAAAATAAAATCGAAGCTTCTAAAGAGCTCAAAATGCTTAATAGCAATCAAGAATCAATTAAAAAAGAGCGTATTTTACGTATGAAAAAAGTAAGTGGTGGCTATGAGGGACAAGATGACTATCTTGACATCCCAACTTATATTAGACACCAAATGGATTAA
- a CDS encoding DUF4149 domain-containing protein, with amino-acid sequence MKSIMVIYLAMLGIAMGVEIAAGAFIAPVIFFPHKYLGEGVLTHFQSGILMTQVFLKMNIVIGFVALYSIIYEVQVWMMRKNYDFLSFLLSFVIVITTGLFLFYYTPFIVHAQQLGAIETTTEAFATMHKQSEWVMKALMVAQFGLFVRRSWLSQK; translated from the coding sequence ATGAAAAGTATAATGGTGATTTATTTGGCGATGTTAGGCATTGCTATGGGTGTTGAAATTGCGGCAGGCGCATTTATTGCTCCTGTCATTTTTTTCCCACATAAATATCTAGGCGAGGGTGTTTTAACGCATTTTCAAAGTGGTATCTTAATGACACAAGTCTTTTTAAAGATGAATATTGTCATCGGTTTTGTGGCACTTTACAGTATTATTTATGAAGTACAAGTCTGGATGATGCGTAAAAACTATGATTTTTTATCTTTTTTATTGTCTTTCGTTATTGTCATAACAACAGGGCTGTTTTTGTTTTATTATACGCCATTTATTGTGCATGCGCAACAACTTGGAGCTATTGAAACAACAACAGAGGCATTTGCTACAATGCATAAGCAGAGTGAATGGGTTATGAAAGCTTTAATGGTAGCCCAATTTGGATTATTTGTAAGACGAAGTTGGTTAAGTCAAAAATAG
- the prmC gene encoding peptide chain release factor N(5)-glutamine methyltransferase, whose amino-acid sequence MRIKELLSKGAEQLREVTDIPQKEAMILLGEVLGKEMSWIVMHNDDEICVDERFTKFLERRAGHEPLEYILGRASFYGKEFDVDARVLIPRPETEILVDKAVELAKELSPNAHIVEIGCGSGIISIMLALLLPKARFTAVDISSEALHVSRHNAKKHGVSERISFIEGSYLDGVSGEIDMIVSNPPYIADAEPLGIGLSYEPSLALYGGSKGDEMLCHIIDLFVQKDVKALACEMGYDQRESIALHVKQKGLNIAFYKDLAGLDRGFWIKEKR is encoded by the coding sequence TTGCGCATTAAAGAGCTTTTATCTAAAGGTGCAGAGCAATTGCGCGAAGTTACGGATATTCCTCAAAAAGAGGCGATGATTCTTTTGGGTGAAGTTTTGGGTAAAGAGATGAGTTGGATAGTGATGCATAACGATGATGAGATATGTGTGGATGAGAGGTTTACAAAGTTTTTAGAACGTCGTGCTGGACATGAGCCACTTGAATATATTTTAGGGCGAGCAAGTTTTTATGGTAAAGAGTTTGATGTCGATGCGCGCGTACTTATTCCTCGTCCTGAAACTGAAATACTTGTCGATAAGGCAGTGGAATTGGCTAAAGAACTCTCGCCCAATGCGCATATTGTTGAAATCGGTTGTGGCAGTGGCATTATCTCTATTATGCTGGCTCTTTTACTGCCTAAGGCTAGATTTACAGCGGTAGATATTTCGAGTGAGGCTTTACATGTAAGTAGGCATAACGCTAAGAAACACGGCGTTAGTGAACGTATTAGCTTTATTGAAGGAAGTTATTTAGATGGCGTGAGTGGAGAGATTGATATGATCGTTTCCAACCCTCCTTATATTGCAGATGCGGAACCTCTAGGAATCGGACTCTCTTATGAGCCCTCTTTAGCGCTTTATGGTGGGAGCAAGGGTGATGAGATGCTTTGTCATATTATCGACCTTTTTGTGCAAAAAGACGTTAAGGCATTAGCGTGTGAAATGGGATATGATCAGCGTGAGAGTATTGCTTTACATGTAAAGCAAAAAGGCTTAAACATAGCGTTTTACAAAGATCTAGCGGGGCTAGATCGTGGATTTTGGATTAAGGAGAAGAGATGA
- a CDS encoding M48 family metallopeptidase yields the protein MLELITLFYIIYLLIKMYAALMELGFVRKAREFKAVILSPSNYLKAAAYKIASQRLSLVTSLFDFVLFFGWITFGFATLDSTLRIENEVLRSIVFVMSFISVNYLLTLPFDLYQTFGLDKKFGFSTIDVKTFVLDQIKSALMFVLFGGAFFWVMSTIIMAYEYWWFYGFLFSFVVILFINMIYPIIIVPLFNKLTPLEDENLKSSIEALLQKAGLKSSGVFSLDASKRDNRLNAYFGGLGRSKRVVLFDTLIAKLEKHELLAVLGHELGHFKHKDILKNIASSALMLFLMFALFGNLPIELFESLHVKKSAGSVMVLFLLLSPLVSFALMPLFGLLSRYNEYRADEYGSACESQEALCSALVKLADENKSFPLSHPLSIALYFTHPPLTERLKKLGMHFDEGEALAH from the coding sequence ATGTTGGAACTTATAACACTTTTTTATATCATCTATCTCTTAATCAAAATGTATGCGGCACTTATGGAACTAGGTTTCGTGCGTAAAGCACGCGAGTTTAAGGCAGTTATTCTCTCACCTTCAAATTATCTCAAGGCTGCTGCTTATAAGATAGCTTCACAAAGGCTCTCTTTAGTGACTTCTTTATTTGATTTTGTTCTCTTTTTCGGTTGGATAACCTTTGGGTTTGCAACGCTTGATTCGACATTACGTATTGAAAATGAAGTCCTTCGTTCTATTGTGTTTGTTATGAGCTTTATTTCGGTGAATTATCTGCTCACACTTCCTTTTGATCTTTATCAAACATTTGGACTTGATAAAAAATTTGGTTTTTCAACGATTGATGTCAAAACATTTGTTTTAGATCAGATCAAATCAGCTTTAATGTTTGTACTCTTTGGCGGTGCATTTTTTTGGGTCATGAGCACAATTATTATGGCGTATGAATATTGGTGGTTTTATGGGTTTTTATTTTCCTTTGTGGTTATTTTATTTATCAATATGATCTATCCGATTATTATCGTTCCACTATTCAATAAGCTTACGCCTCTTGAAGATGAAAACCTTAAAAGTTCTATTGAGGCGTTGTTGCAAAAAGCAGGGTTAAAAAGTAGTGGCGTTTTTAGCTTGGATGCTAGTAAACGTGACAATAGGCTCAATGCATACTTTGGAGGTTTGGGGCGTTCTAAACGTGTTGTATTGTTTGATACCTTAATTGCAAAACTGGAAAAGCATGAGCTTTTAGCTGTTCTAGGGCATGAATTGGGTCACTTTAAGCATAAAGATATTCTCAAAAACATTGCTTCAAGTGCTTTGATGCTTTTTCTCATGTTCGCACTCTTTGGAAACCTTCCGATAGAGCTTTTTGAATCTTTACATGTAAAGAAATCTGCAGGAAGTGTCATGGTGCTATTTTTACTGCTTTCGCCTCTTGTTTCGTTTGCTTTAATGCCACTTTTTGGACTTTTGAGTCGTTACAATGAGTATAGAGCGGATGAATATGGAAGTGCTTGCGAGAGCCAAGAAGCATTGTGTTCAGCGCTGGTGAAACTAGCAGATGAGAATAAAAGTTTTCCGCTTTCTCATCCTTTGAGCATTGCACTTTACTTTACGCATCCACCGCTTACTGAAAGACTTAAAAAATTGGGAATGCACTTTGATGAAGGAGAAGCTCTTGCGCATTAA